From a single Lolium rigidum isolate FL_2022 chromosome 7, APGP_CSIRO_Lrig_0.1, whole genome shotgun sequence genomic region:
- the LOC124672254 gene encoding putative B3 domain-containing protein Os04g0347400, which produces MRSPGELGARRDAAKQLKVLMPSCFHRLSISDELAGHLDAGNGGDDTALTMALVVNSFGKVWQVEVGRDGGGAFLGPGWPEFVAANGFGVGWFLVLRHEGRGVLTVKAFDLTCCLKESRGLQPSTATGSNRYGSHKPQFIKVLLPDFTEKMLIPPAFVQRYVSEAQQSSKMAIIASQFGKFWPIEVNNDGSGMFLAGGWSQFLAFHGISEGDVMLLRYEGNMVFKIKVFGLNGCQKDLKGRATGTQQNTERQKEAHLCREHERSSGKEDTRPKGSLSSSNKGSQKKRRFCSLENGERPSIKKEMSTYSVKKFVSLATTFCDLIGLVGECTITLKTSMKSTKCWQVGARRYKNYGYLGGKRWKSFCMENKIREGDVCTFHIVEAALWHVVITHNSDRIG; this is translated from the exons ATGCGATCGCCCGGCGAACTAGGCGCGCGGCGCGACGCGGCCAAGCAACTCAAGGTGCTGATGCCTTCTTGCTTCCACAGGCTG AgcatctccgacgagctcgctGGGCACTTGGATGCCGGAAATGGAGGAGACGACACAGCCCTGACGATGGCCCTCGTCGTCAACTCGTTCGGCAAGGTCTGGCAGGTGGAGGTCGgccgggacggcggcggcgcgttcCTGGGACCCGGGTGGCCGGAGTTCGTGGCCGCGAACGGCTTCGGCGTCGGGTGGTTCTTGGTGCTCCGGCACGAAGGGCGTGGTGTGCTCACCGTCAAGGCGTTCGACCTCACGTGCTGCCTCAAGGAGTCCCGCGGCCTTCAGCCTTCTACAG CAACAGGAAGCAACAGATATGGTTCACATAAGCCGCAGTTCATCAAGGTTCTCCTGCCGGATTTCACCGAGAAGATG CTGATCCCTCCAGCTTTTGTACAACGCTATGTCTCCGAGGCGCAACAAAGTAGCAAAATGGCTATCATTGCTAGCCAGTTTGGAAAATTTTGGCCCATCGAGGTCAACAATGACGGATCAGGAATGTTCCTTGCTGGTGGCTGGTCACAGTTCCTGGCTTTTCATGGCATCTCGGAAGGTGAcgtcatgctcttgagatatgaaGGCAACATGGTGTTCAAAATCAAAGTATTCGGGCTAAACGGATGCCAGAAGGATTTGAAAGGCCGGGCCACAGGAACTCAACAAA ATACTGAGAGGCAAAAAGAAGCACATTTGTGTAGGGAGCATGAGAGGTCAAGTGGTAAAGAAGACACAAGACCAAAAGGTTCGCTAAGTTCTTCCAACAAAGGATCACAGAAGAAAAGGAGATTTTGTAGCCTTGAGAATGGAGAGCGGCCTTCgataaagaaagagatgagcaccTACTCGGTTAAAAAGTTCGTG TCTTTGGCAACCACCTTCTGCGACTTGATCGGGCTCGTCGGAGAATGCACGATCACGCTCAAGACCTCGATGAAGAGCACCAAGTGCTGGCAGGTGGGTGCTCGCAGGTACAAGAACTACGGCTACCTGGGTGGAAAAAGATGGAAGAGCTTCTGCATGGAGAACAAGATCAGGGAAGGCGACGTGTGCACCTTTCACATCGTCGAAGCCGCTCTGTGGCATGTCGTCATCACACACAACTCAGATAGAATCGGATAG
- the LOC124678259 gene encoding dCTP pyrophosphatase 1-like codes for MDGAALEETGKGGGTPPAGVTLEELRKKMADFARERDWEQYHSPRNLLLALVGEVGELSEIFQCKGEVPKGLPGWEERETEHLGEELADVLLYLVRLSDMCGIDLGKAALRKIELNARKYPAGQASGSSRKRTRCSDDSVHTSEDCGSVVPAAGLESKEEQ; via the exons ATGGACGGTGCTGCGTTGGAGGAGACGGGCAAGGGtggcggcacgccgccggcggggGTGACCCTGGAGGagctgaggaagaagatggccgaCTTCGCCAGGGAGAGGGACTGGGAGCAGTACCACAGCCCAAGAAACCTTCTCCTTGCTCTG GTGGGTGAGGTGGGGGAGCTCTCTGAGATATTCCAGTGCAAAGGGGAGGTGCCCAAGGGGCTGCCAGGTTGGGAGGAGAGGGAGACGGAGCACCTTGGTGAGGAGCTCGCGGACGTGCTCCTCTACCTCGTCCGCCTCTCGGACATGTGCGGCATCGACCTGGGCAAGGCTGCGCTGCGCAAGATCGAGCTCAACGCTCGCAAGTACCCTGCTGGGCAGGCCAGCGGCTCGTCCAGGAAGCGAACTCGCTGCTCCGACGATAGCGTTCATACCAGCGAGGACTGTGGTAGCGTGGTGCCTGCCGCCGGCCTCGAGAGCAAGGAGGAACAATGA